Proteins from a single region of Theobroma cacao cultivar B97-61/B2 chromosome 10, Criollo_cocoa_genome_V2, whole genome shotgun sequence:
- the LOC18585912 gene encoding uncharacterized protein LOC18585912 translates to MAPRGRSRKRSNTRMAAATDAMKPFGFPNNLVVKTIKELLNVYGEEGWPFIEDAAYKVLIEAILEKDNGGETSHSKEPAAETSGGTLALACSDVNPPNTALQISNDLDPASETSGGTLALACSDVNRPNTALQIGNDLDPASETCGWTLALACSDVNPPNTALQISNGLDPASETNEALGTANLSNESVEAGGPERDPIQHPGSTSHSTPSLTHTPPMPESNSTRQRRPYYGWICSDDEEDLVELTPGPLAEEMENLLLSLRGQRERKQRWNVKPEDI, encoded by the exons AGGTCTAATACAAGAATGGCTGCAGCCACTGATGCAATGAAGCCATTTGGATTCCCTAACAACTTGGTTGTCAAAACCATCAAGGAACTCCTAAAC GTGTATGGGGAAGAAGGGTGGCCCTTCATTGAGGATGCTGCTTACAAGGTTCTGATAGAAGCTATACTTGAAAAG GACAACGGAGGAGAAACAAGTCATTCCAAGGAACCAGCTGCTGAGACTTCTGGTGGGACTCTTGCACTCGCATGCTCTGATGTGAACCCTCCCAACACCGCATTGCAGATCAGCAATGACTTGGACCCTGCATCAGAGACTTCTGGCGGGACTCTTGCACTTGCATGCTCTGATGTAAACCGTCCCAACACCGCATTGCAGATCGGCAATGACTTGGACCCTGCATCAGAGACTTGTGGTTGGACTCTTGCACTTGCATGCTCTGATGTGAATCCTCCCAACACCGCATTGCAGATCAGCAATGGCTTGGACCCTGCATCAGAGACTAATGAGGCTTTGGGCACTGCAAACCTGTCAAATGAATCTG TCGAAGCCGGAGGCCCCGAGAGAGATCCTATTCAGCATCCTGGGAGCACTAGCCACTCTACTCCATCTCTTACTCATACCCCACCAATGCCAGAGAGCAATTCAACTAGGCAACGCAGGCCTTACTATGGCTGGATCTGCAGTGATGATGAGGAGGATCTTGTGGAGCTAACACCAGGGCCATTAGCTGAAGAAATGGAAAACTTGCTTTTAAGTCTCAGGggacagagagagagaaagcaaAGGTGGAATGTAAAACCTGAGGATATCTGA